The following proteins are encoded in a genomic region of Actinomadura sp. NAK00032:
- a CDS encoding TetR/AcrR family transcriptional regulator has translation METGDAAQDPTDAQVRALVTRLFSELGYDGVSNEMIANALGVTVNAVTERYGGKRALYVQAFEEANQLWRDHVQAAAPNITRDADGLRQLLNLYVDHCLEHPEMARLWIHRWLSDASDIAGLEERTSALNMGQALEIIRPAVRPDVDPEALMLTLVWSINGYLQSGIPDASGRPTAPDTPDALDRFRRYLDQLIRLMTASAH, from the coding sequence ATGGAAACCGGGGACGCCGCCCAAGATCCGACGGACGCGCAGGTACGGGCCCTGGTCACCCGGCTGTTCTCCGAACTCGGCTACGACGGGGTCTCCAACGAGATGATCGCGAACGCGCTCGGTGTCACCGTCAACGCGGTGACCGAACGCTACGGCGGCAAGCGCGCTCTCTACGTGCAGGCCTTCGAGGAGGCCAACCAGTTGTGGCGCGATCACGTGCAGGCTGCCGCACCGAACATCACCCGCGACGCGGACGGTCTCCGCCAGTTGCTGAACCTCTACGTCGACCACTGCTTGGAGCATCCGGAGATGGCCAGGCTGTGGATACATCGTTGGCTGTCCGATGCGAGCGACATCGCCGGCCTTGAGGAGCGGACGAGTGCGCTCAACATGGGGCAGGCACTCGAGATCATCCGCCCGGCGGTCAGGCCGGACGTCGATCCCGAAGCGCTCATGCTGACCCTGGTCTGGTCGATCAACGGTTACCTGCAATCGGGCATTCCCGACGCGTCCGGCCGACCGACGGCGCCTGACACCCCCGACGCCCTGGACCGGTTTCGCCGCTACCTGGACCAGCTCATCCGGCTGATGACCGCCTCCGCACACTGA
- a CDS encoding MauE/DoxX family redox-associated membrane protein: protein MVTAFQNTQVLLLAAVLLAAGAAKLMVRERTAGAPPDHVHGVPVPAGLARLTALRGSRGMAVGLGFGEGVLGLALLATSHLSVRLATTIAFAAATWVVGELRVRRPDAGCGCFGGLSGKRVGRRSVLRAVLFTGAAVASLGAPLAGVDVLRDVQVQVGLVFAVEVALFAVLSPELAELAERRRRPAGLPSERRRSPLAETYETLYASAAWAEHENAIASAVPLDVWREGCWRFAAFAGRVDERDVEIVFAVSTAERDRTVRSAIAVPDLAMSV, encoded by the coding sequence ATGGTGACCGCGTTCCAGAACACCCAGGTGCTGCTGCTGGCGGCGGTGCTGCTGGCGGCGGGCGCGGCGAAGCTGATGGTCCGGGAGCGGACGGCGGGCGCGCCGCCCGACCATGTGCACGGGGTGCCGGTGCCGGCCGGGCTCGCGCGGCTCACCGCGCTGCGCGGCAGCCGCGGCATGGCGGTCGGCCTCGGCTTCGGCGAGGGCGTCCTCGGGCTCGCGCTGCTGGCGACCTCGCACTTATCGGTGCGCCTCGCGACGACGATCGCGTTCGCGGCGGCGACCTGGGTGGTCGGGGAGCTGCGGGTGCGCCGGCCGGACGCCGGATGCGGCTGCTTCGGCGGCCTCAGCGGCAAGCGGGTCGGGCGGCGCAGCGTGCTGCGGGCCGTCCTGTTCACCGGCGCGGCGGTGGCCTCGCTCGGCGCGCCGCTCGCGGGCGTGGACGTGCTGCGCGACGTCCAGGTCCAGGTGGGGCTCGTCTTCGCGGTCGAGGTCGCGCTGTTCGCGGTGCTCTCTCCCGAGCTGGCGGAACTGGCGGAGCGGCGCCGGCGGCCCGCCGGCCTGCCGAGCGAGCGGCGGCGCAGCCCGCTGGCGGAGACGTACGAGACGCTGTACGCGAGCGCGGCGTGGGCCGAGCACGAGAACGCGATCGCCAGCGCCGTCCCGCTGGACGTGTGGCGCGAGGGCTGCTGGCGGTTCGCCGCGTTCGCGGGCCGGGTGGACGAGCGTGATGTGGAGATCGTCTTCGCCGTGTCCACGGCCGAGCGGGACCGCACCGTCCGCTCGGCGATCGCCGTCCCCGATCTCGCCATGTCCGTCTAG
- a CDS encoding SigE family RNA polymerase sigma factor, with protein MNATRHEEFRAYVAERGPVLLRAATRLTPDRAEAEDLLQAALAKTYLAWDRIEDRAAVDGYVRRAMVNTQISWWRRRKLEVYPTDRLPDRPVDDHTDRSEMRDALGRALDRLPERQRLAVMLRYYEDMSEREIAEVLGVSVGTVKSTVSRAMTRLRELY; from the coding sequence GTGAACGCGACGCGGCACGAGGAGTTCCGCGCGTACGTCGCGGAGCGCGGGCCCGTGCTGCTGCGCGCCGCGACCCGGCTCACCCCCGACCGCGCCGAGGCCGAGGACCTCCTCCAGGCCGCCCTCGCCAAGACCTACCTCGCCTGGGACCGTATCGAGGACCGCGCCGCCGTGGACGGCTACGTCCGGCGCGCCATGGTCAACACGCAGATCTCCTGGTGGCGGCGCCGCAAGCTGGAGGTCTACCCCACCGACCGGCTCCCGGACCGCCCCGTCGACGACCATACCGACCGCAGCGAGATGCGCGACGCCCTCGGCCGCGCGCTCGACCGCCTCCCCGAACGCCAGCGCCTCGCCGTCATGCTCCGCTATTACGAGGACATGTCGGAAAGAGAGATCGCCGAAGTCCTGGGCGTAAGCGTAGGCACGGTGAAATCCACGGTCTCCCGAGCAATGACCCGCCTAAGAGAGCTGTACTAG
- a CDS encoding long-chain fatty acid--CoA ligase has product MWSTMQEFPLTITTIMRYGAEIFGTAEVSTWTGDGARRRSYAEVGERAARLAGALRGLGVDGDQRVATFMWNNAEHLEAYLAVPSMGAVLHTLNLRLFPEQLVYIANHAEDRVVLVDGSLIPLLAPVLPRLETVRHVVVVGDGDRGPLEGAGKELHGYEELLGAAPAEFAWPELDERSAAAMCYTSGTTGNPKGVVYSHRSAYLHSMSTCTGNSIGLSASDIVLPVVPMFHANAWGMPYAAVMAGASLAMPDRFLQAEPLVRLIETERPTVAGAVPTIWSDVLRYTKEHESDLSSLRLVPCGGSAVPEALMRGFDEVGVRIVQAWGMTETSPVASVAHPPVKAGEADAWRARISQGRVLAGLEMRIVGDGDRVLPNDGEAVGEVEIRGPWITGAYHLDEDPARFHDGWLRTGDVGTLSADGFLVLTDRAKDVIKSGGEWISSVELENHLMAHPDIVEAAVVGVPDERWQERPLASVVLREGADVTPEALREFLSDRIPKWQLPERWSFIAEVPKTSVGKFDKKVLRRRYADGDLEVHQAG; this is encoded by the coding sequence ATGTGGAGCACCATGCAGGAATTTCCGCTGACGATTACGACGATCATGCGCTACGGCGCGGAGATCTTCGGCACGGCCGAGGTCTCCACCTGGACCGGGGACGGTGCGCGGCGGCGGAGCTACGCGGAGGTCGGGGAGCGCGCCGCCCGGCTGGCCGGGGCGCTGCGCGGCCTCGGGGTGGACGGTGACCAGCGCGTCGCCACGTTCATGTGGAACAACGCCGAGCACCTGGAGGCATACCTGGCGGTACCGTCGATGGGCGCCGTCCTGCACACCCTCAATCTGCGGCTCTTCCCCGAGCAGCTCGTCTACATCGCCAACCACGCCGAGGACCGGGTCGTCCTCGTCGACGGGTCGCTGATCCCGCTGCTGGCGCCGGTGCTGCCGCGGCTGGAGACCGTCCGGCACGTGGTCGTGGTGGGGGACGGCGACCGCGGGCCGCTGGAGGGCGCGGGCAAGGAGCTGCACGGGTACGAGGAGCTGCTGGGCGCGGCGCCGGCGGAGTTCGCGTGGCCGGAGCTCGACGAGCGGTCCGCGGCGGCGATGTGCTACACGAGCGGCACGACCGGGAACCCGAAGGGCGTCGTGTACTCGCACCGGTCGGCGTACCTGCACTCGATGTCGACGTGCACGGGCAACTCGATCGGGCTGAGCGCGTCCGACATCGTCCTGCCGGTGGTCCCGATGTTCCACGCGAACGCTTGGGGGATGCCCTACGCGGCGGTGATGGCGGGCGCCTCGCTGGCCATGCCGGACCGGTTCCTCCAGGCCGAGCCGCTCGTCCGGCTGATCGAGACCGAGCGCCCGACGGTGGCCGGGGCGGTGCCGACGATCTGGTCGGACGTCCTGCGGTACACGAAGGAGCACGAGTCCGACCTCAGCTCGCTGCGGCTCGTGCCGTGCGGCGGGTCGGCGGTGCCGGAGGCGCTGATGCGCGGTTTCGACGAGGTCGGCGTCCGCATCGTGCAGGCGTGGGGGATGACCGAGACCTCGCCGGTCGCGTCGGTCGCGCACCCGCCGGTGAAGGCCGGGGAGGCGGACGCGTGGCGGGCCCGGATCAGCCAGGGCCGCGTCCTCGCGGGCCTGGAGATGCGGATCGTCGGGGACGGCGACCGGGTGCTGCCGAACGACGGCGAGGCGGTGGGCGAGGTCGAGATCCGCGGCCCGTGGATCACCGGCGCCTACCACCTCGACGAGGACCCCGCGAGGTTCCACGACGGCTGGCTGCGCACCGGGGACGTCGGGACCCTGTCGGCGGACGGCTTCCTCGTCCTCACCGACCGGGCGAAGGACGTCATCAAGTCCGGCGGCGAGTGGATCTCCTCGGTGGAGCTGGAGAACCACCTGATGGCGCATCCGGACATCGTCGAGGCGGCCGTGGTCGGCGTCCCCGACGAGCGGTGGCAGGAGCGGCCGCTCGCCTCGGTGGTGCTGCGCGAGGGCGCCGACGTCACCCCGGAGGCGCTCCGGGAGTTCCTGTCCGACCGGATCCCGAAGTGGCAGCTCCCTGAGCGGTGGTCGTTCATCGCCGAGGTGCCCAAGACGTCCGTGGGCAAGTTCGACAAGAAGGTGCTGCGGCGCCGGTACGCCGACGGTGACCTGGAGGTTCACCAAGCCGGCTGA
- a CDS encoding RNA polymerase sigma factor: MPRLSTSARSADHKLVKGLNEGDEAALAALYDEYAERLYDYVLSMSGDAKVAADIVHDTFIDACRRAPRMRDPLHLGSWLYGAARRRCVRRGRGKALYWDRDAEFADAPFLDHADGDDLGFEWPPSDAMHRLLRAALARLEPVDQEVMLLAFRHGLRPARLGAALGLSPRRAAMRVRKARAELEAALRDAVRAAERACAAGPVEEAPEAAGDAGIAVLAARAPVQEAEEAAPPAPAVRPGPAGRVLRMLRGGGDDSPADPETERHVADCLDCLRRGRVSPAALLRRAPAPVLPAALRHRVMHTATDPELAGYRADIAARGGPLTPSGLPSQPDVPSPFTRRWLFTVGGMAGALVAALVAVFAMGPGIGSGTLSWPPFRTGPQPSITHESPQEHGSRGGGHPTPGGPSGGPQARPVQPSPGLRPEEKTTQRPSGPSSPSPTQPTRPPAKTGVLVVNPGKVEMYGTKTAHVSLAAESGPVTWTAMTSSNQLILSEMQGGMSAGGTTDLTLTLRTALIGLPGQGSLTFTDSEGATHQVEVVWGATLL, from the coding sequence ATGCCCAGGTTGTCCACCTCCGCACGCTCGGCCGACCACAAACTGGTCAAGGGGCTGAACGAAGGCGACGAGGCGGCGCTCGCCGCGCTCTATGACGAGTACGCCGAGCGCCTTTATGACTACGTACTGTCAATGTCGGGGGACGCGAAGGTCGCGGCCGACATCGTCCACGACACGTTCATCGACGCCTGCCGCCGCGCGCCCCGGATGCGCGACCCTCTGCACCTGGGTTCCTGGCTGTACGGGGCGGCGCGGCGCCGCTGCGTCCGGCGGGGCCGCGGCAAGGCGCTGTACTGGGACCGGGACGCCGAGTTCGCCGACGCGCCGTTCCTCGACCATGCCGACGGCGACGACCTCGGCTTCGAGTGGCCGCCGTCCGACGCCATGCACCGCCTGCTGCGCGCCGCCCTCGCCCGGCTGGAGCCGGTCGACCAGGAGGTGATGCTCCTGGCGTTCCGGCACGGGCTGCGGCCCGCCCGGCTCGGCGCCGCGCTCGGGCTGTCGCCCCGGCGGGCGGCGATGCGGGTGCGCAAGGCCCGCGCCGAGCTGGAGGCCGCGCTGCGGGACGCGGTGCGCGCCGCTGAGCGCGCCTGCGCGGCCGGTCCGGTGGAGGAGGCCCCCGAAGCCGCAGGGGACGCCGGGATCGCCGTCCTGGCCGCCCGTGCCCCGGTGCAGGAGGCCGAGGAGGCGGCGCCTCCCGCGCCCGCCGTCCGGCCGGGCCCGGCCGGACGGGTGCTGCGGATGCTGCGCGGCGGGGGCGACGACTCCCCCGCCGACCCCGAGACCGAGCGGCACGTCGCCGACTGCCTGGACTGCCTGCGCCGCGGCCGGGTGTCCCCCGCCGCGCTGCTGCGCCGGGCGCCCGCGCCGGTGCTGCCGGCCGCGCTGCGGCACCGCGTCATGCACACCGCCACCGACCCGGAGCTGGCCGGCTACCGGGCCGACATCGCCGCGCGCGGCGGCCCGCTCACCCCGTCCGGCCTGCCGAGCCAGCCGGACGTCCCGTCGCCGTTCACCCGCCGGTGGCTGTTCACCGTCGGCGGCATGGCGGGCGCGCTCGTCGCCGCGCTGGTCGCGGTGTTCGCGATGGGGCCCGGCATCGGCAGCGGCACGCTGTCCTGGCCGCCGTTCCGGACGGGCCCGCAGCCGTCGATCACCCATGAGTCGCCGCAGGAGCACGGCTCCCGCGGCGGCGGGCACCCGACGCCCGGCGGACCCAGCGGGGGACCGCAGGCCCGGCCCGTCCAGCCGTCCCCCGGCCTGCGGCCCGAAGAGAAGACGACGCAGCGCCCGAGCGGCCCGTCCTCGCCGTCGCCGACGCAGCCGACGCGGCCGCCCGCGAAGACGGGCGTCCTCGTGGTGAACCCCGGCAAGGTCGAGATGTACGGCACCAAGACCGCCCACGTCAGCCTCGCCGCCGAGAGCGGGCCGGTGACGTGGACGGCGATGACGTCGTCGAACCAGCTGATCCTGTCGGAGATGCAGGGCGGCATGTCGGCCGGCGGCACCACGGACCTGACGCTCACCCTCCGCACGGCGCTCATCGGGCTGCCCGGCCAGGGATCGCTCACGTTCACCGACTCCGAGGGCGCGACCCACCAAGTGGAGGTCGTATGGGGAGCGACTCTGCTGTGA
- a CDS encoding MerR family transcriptional regulator produces the protein MAEYRIDELARLAGSTVRNIRAYQDRGLLPPPRLEGRVGLYGDAHLARLRLIGNLLGRGYTFAIIKDLLSAWETGKDVGEVLGLEKVLTDPWSDEIPGTTTYAELVEIFGSGLSADEVARVQRRTIELGLIEPDGDAFRVPSPRLLHVGAELVAAGIPLDSVLDIAAQIRADCDVIAGRFVNLVQENVFDRLESQPSPDGAEVAEIAAVVRRMRPLVKMVVDPFIARAMEVRVQEALGERLETLRDALERQPADG, from the coding sequence ATGGCCGAGTACCGAATCGACGAGCTGGCGCGGCTGGCCGGAAGCACCGTGCGCAACATCCGCGCCTACCAGGACCGGGGGCTGCTGCCGCCGCCGCGCCTGGAGGGCCGCGTCGGGCTCTACGGCGACGCGCACCTCGCGCGGCTCCGGCTGATCGGCAACCTGCTCGGCCGCGGCTACACCTTCGCGATCATCAAGGACCTGCTGTCGGCCTGGGAGACGGGCAAGGACGTCGGCGAGGTGCTCGGGCTGGAGAAGGTCCTCACCGATCCGTGGTCGGACGAGATCCCCGGCACCACCACCTACGCCGAGCTGGTCGAGATCTTCGGCTCCGGGCTCAGCGCGGACGAGGTGGCCCGCGTCCAGCGGCGCACGATCGAACTCGGGCTGATCGAGCCGGACGGCGACGCCTTCCGGGTGCCGAGCCCGCGGCTGCTGCACGTCGGCGCCGAACTGGTCGCCGCCGGCATCCCGCTGGACTCGGTGCTCGACATCGCCGCGCAGATCCGCGCCGACTGCGACGTGATCGCCGGGCGGTTCGTCAACCTCGTCCAGGAGAACGTCTTCGACCGGCTGGAGTCGCAGCCGTCCCCGGACGGCGCCGAGGTCGCGGAGATCGCCGCCGTGGTCCGCCGGATGCGGCCGCTGGTGAAGATGGTCGTCGACCCGTTCATCGCGCGGGCGATGGAGGTGCGCGTCCAGGAGGCGCTCGGCGAGCGGCTCGAAACGCTCCGCGACGCCCTGGAGCGGCAGCCCGCCGACGGCTGA
- a CDS encoding adenylate/guanylate cyclase domain-containing protein — translation MADDIEETLLGGPLRYTRKEVEALSGVTDDYARRIWQALGFPAPPDDEVAFTDGDVAALREIKDLLSHALVDEEMVLQLARAVGQTMGRLASWLGDVWLQRLAALPSDEPVTAELVTAALAATEELRPAFERLLLQGWRRQLTAAGMRAAATTAAAQSDPAAGLAHLGVGFADVVSFTRLSRRLDGDGLAAFVERFESAAAEIVAEAGGRVVKTLGDEVLFVAPTPSAAAEIGLRIAEHFNEAPDFPQVRVGLAYGEVIQRLGDVFGTPVNMAARLTSTAYPGTVLAGPDLAAALSSGTFHTSGLRPRPLQGLGRVRPYVLRRPRHA, via the coding sequence ATGGCGGACGACATCGAGGAGACCCTCCTCGGCGGCCCCCTGCGCTACACGCGCAAGGAGGTCGAGGCCCTCTCGGGCGTCACGGACGACTACGCGCGCCGGATCTGGCAGGCGCTCGGCTTCCCGGCACCGCCCGACGACGAGGTCGCGTTCACCGACGGCGACGTCGCCGCGCTCCGCGAGATCAAGGACCTGCTCTCCCACGCGCTGGTGGACGAGGAGATGGTGCTCCAGCTCGCCCGCGCCGTCGGCCAGACGATGGGCCGCCTCGCGAGCTGGCTCGGCGACGTGTGGCTGCAGCGGCTCGCCGCGCTGCCGTCCGACGAGCCCGTGACGGCCGAGCTGGTCACCGCCGCGCTCGCCGCCACCGAGGAGCTGCGCCCGGCGTTCGAGCGGCTGCTGCTGCAGGGCTGGCGCCGCCAGCTCACCGCCGCCGGGATGCGCGCCGCCGCCACCACGGCCGCCGCCCAGTCCGACCCGGCGGCGGGCCTCGCCCACCTCGGCGTCGGCTTCGCCGACGTCGTGTCCTTCACCCGCCTGAGCCGCCGCCTCGACGGCGACGGCCTGGCCGCCTTCGTCGAGCGCTTCGAGTCGGCCGCCGCCGAGATCGTCGCCGAGGCCGGCGGCCGCGTGGTGAAGACTCTGGGGGACGAGGTCCTGTTCGTCGCCCCGACCCCGTCCGCCGCCGCCGAGATCGGGCTGCGCATCGCGGAGCACTTCAATGAGGCCCCCGACTTCCCGCAGGTCCGCGTAGGTCTCGCCTACGGCGAGGTCATCCAGCGCCTGGGCGACGTGTTCGGCACGCCGGTCAACATGGCCGCCCGCCTGACCTCCACCGCCTACCCGGGGACGGTCCTGGCAGGCCCCGACCTGGCGGCGGCCCTCTCGTCCGGCACCTTCCACACCTCCGGCCTCCGGCCCCGTCCTCTCCAGGGCCTGGGCCGCGTAAGGCCCTACGTCCTGCGCCGCCCCCGCCACGCCTGA
- a CDS encoding alpha/beta hydrolase domain-containing protein, which produces MRLPLRLPKRRAAAATLSAVLSAALLSAPAAVPAAHAADDPVTSVPPTGEHGFPFLAAAEDLGSFGYTESEYFFSGTAASYAKSGFWRSDGRWDVRESGRAAFKSRLLVRRPADPAKFNGTVVVEWLNVSGQIELSPDYWFARDELLRKGYAWVGVSAQSVGVNGGLGEIKGLKGWDPARYGTLVHPGDAYAYDIFSQAGRALRSPDGPDPLGGLEVTTLLADGESQSAGFMTTYANAVQPVARVYDGFLIHSNSAVASPISGELTDILWMPNPSRIRTDLTVPTFVVLTETDIPGAFAARQPDTGRVVHWELAGTAHGDQWAFDLGGPTLKKSAGDAVPKPDCAAGSAPFNDGPGHYSMNAALRLLAGWARGGAAPPSGQELNTVLRDPRTGLATGGIRLPDVAVPTRTLSGERDTSGSGVFCGLYGASDPWNGDADPWDRHDDGDPSDPSFPRTAEPVLSSLYPTHADYVAKVRAAAQQSVDARYLLPEDAAAIVAAAESGPNRSGIEKRRSGGRA; this is translated from the coding sequence ATGCGCCTGCCCTTACGGCTCCCCAAGCGGCGGGCGGCCGCCGCGACGCTGAGTGCCGTGTTGTCCGCGGCACTGCTCAGCGCCCCGGCCGCCGTCCCCGCCGCCCACGCGGCCGACGACCCGGTGACCAGCGTCCCGCCCACCGGCGAGCACGGCTTCCCGTTCCTGGCCGCGGCCGAGGACCTCGGCTCGTTCGGCTACACCGAGAGCGAGTACTTCTTCTCCGGCACGGCCGCGTCCTACGCCAAGTCCGGCTTCTGGCGCTCGGACGGCCGGTGGGACGTGCGCGAGTCCGGCCGCGCCGCGTTCAAGAGCCGGCTCCTGGTGCGCCGGCCCGCCGATCCGGCCAAGTTCAACGGCACCGTCGTGGTCGAGTGGCTCAACGTCAGCGGCCAGATCGAACTCTCCCCCGACTACTGGTTCGCGCGGGACGAACTGCTGCGCAAGGGGTACGCCTGGGTCGGCGTCTCCGCGCAGTCGGTCGGCGTCAACGGCGGGCTCGGTGAGATCAAGGGCCTCAAGGGCTGGGACCCGGCCCGCTACGGCACCCTCGTCCATCCCGGGGACGCCTACGCCTACGACATCTTCTCCCAGGCCGGGCGGGCGCTGCGCAGCCCGGACGGCCCCGACCCGCTCGGCGGGCTGGAGGTCACGACGCTGCTCGCGGACGGCGAGTCGCAGTCCGCCGGCTTCATGACCACCTACGCCAACGCGGTCCAGCCCGTCGCGCGGGTCTACGACGGCTTCCTGATCCACAGCAACAGCGCCGTCGCGTCCCCGATCAGCGGCGAGCTGACCGACATCCTGTGGATGCCGAACCCGTCCAGGATCAGGACGGACCTGACCGTCCCGACGTTCGTCGTGCTCACCGAGACCGACATCCCGGGCGCGTTCGCGGCCCGGCAGCCCGACACCGGCCGCGTCGTCCACTGGGAGCTGGCCGGCACCGCGCACGGCGACCAGTGGGCGTTCGACCTGGGCGGCCCCACACTGAAGAAGTCCGCCGGCGACGCCGTGCCCAAGCCCGACTGCGCGGCGGGGTCGGCACCGTTCAACGACGGACCCGGGCACTACTCGATGAACGCCGCGCTGCGCCTGCTGGCGGGCTGGGCGCGGGGCGGGGCGGCGCCGCCGAGCGGGCAGGAGCTGAACACGGTCCTGCGCGATCCGCGCACGGGCCTCGCCACCGGCGGCATCCGGCTGCCGGACGTCGCGGTCCCGACCCGGACCCTCAGCGGCGAGCGCGACACCAGCGGCAGCGGTGTCTTCTGCGGGCTGTACGGCGCCAGCGACCCGTGGAACGGCGACGCCGACCCGTGGGACCGGCACGACGACGGCGACCCGTCCGACCCGTCGTTCCCCCGCACCGCCGAACCGGTGCTGAGCAGCCTCTACCCGACGCACGCCGACTACGTGGCCAAGGTGCGGGCGGCCGCGCAGCAGTCCGTGGACGCGCGCTACCTGCTGCCGGAGGACGCGGCGGCGATCGTGGCCGCGGCCGAGTCCGGACCGAATCGGTCAGGAATCGAGAAGCGCAGGTCAGGAGGCCGTGCCTAG
- a CDS encoding VOC family protein has translation MDITIHTSFLPHDDPEESLAFYRDVLGFEVRNDVGQGKMRWITVGPAGQPDTSILLAPPATDPGITEDERRTIAEMMAKGTYGWILLATPNLDETFEKVQARDVEVVQEPTDQPYGIRDCAFRDPAGNLLRVQEHR, from the coding sequence ATGGACATCACCATTCACACGAGCTTCCTGCCGCACGACGATCCGGAGGAGTCGCTGGCCTTCTACCGGGACGTCCTCGGCTTCGAGGTCCGCAACGATGTCGGGCAGGGCAAGATGCGCTGGATCACGGTCGGCCCCGCCGGCCAGCCCGACACGTCCATCCTGCTGGCGCCGCCGGCGACCGACCCCGGCATCACCGAGGACGAGCGCCGCACCATCGCGGAGATGATGGCGAAGGGCACCTACGGCTGGATCCTGCTGGCCACCCCGAACCTCGACGAGACCTTCGAGAAGGTGCAGGCCCGCGACGTCGAGGTCGTCCAGGAGCCGACCGACCAGCCGTACGGGATCCGCGACTGCGCGTTCCGCGACCCGGCCGGGAACCTGCTCCGCGTCCAGGAGCACCGCTGA
- a CDS encoding CPBP family intramembrane glutamic endopeptidase produces the protein MKLLIQLLAVGAVAAVGGGITQAVTWSTLPTLGLGLASAVLALFVYAFVVGRTERRQVDELAREGALPALGRGALIGFAMFGAVIVNIAFLGDYEIDGFGSLTGPIALVGFMAAAAVTEELLFRGVLFRIIEKRIGTWWSLSLTGLVFGLMHLGNENATFWGAIAIAIEAGGMLGAAYVATRSLWLPIGLHFAWNFAGAGIFGTAVSGNDTPKGLLDGVTSGPTLVSGGAFGPEASLYSVVFGALLTVAFLRLAHRRGNLVPRRRRDRAAATASLAQ, from the coding sequence ATGAAGCTGCTGATCCAGCTCTTGGCGGTCGGGGCGGTGGCCGCGGTCGGTGGCGGCATCACCCAGGCGGTCACGTGGAGCACGCTTCCCACGCTGGGGCTCGGCCTCGCGTCCGCCGTGCTGGCGCTGTTCGTGTACGCCTTCGTGGTGGGCCGGACGGAGCGCCGCCAGGTGGACGAGCTGGCCCGCGAGGGCGCCCTCCCCGCCCTCGGCCGGGGCGCGCTGATCGGCTTCGCGATGTTCGGCGCCGTCATCGTCAACATCGCCTTCCTCGGTGACTACGAGATCGACGGCTTCGGCTCGCTGACGGGCCCGATCGCGCTGGTCGGCTTCATGGCCGCCGCCGCCGTGACGGAGGAGCTGCTCTTCCGCGGCGTCCTGTTCCGCATCATCGAGAAGCGCATCGGCACCTGGTGGTCGCTGTCGCTGACCGGCCTGGTGTTCGGCCTGATGCACCTCGGCAACGAGAACGCCACCTTCTGGGGCGCCATCGCCATCGCGATCGAGGCGGGCGGCATGCTCGGCGCCGCCTACGTCGCGACCCGGAGCCTGTGGCTGCCGATCGGCCTGCACTTCGCCTGGAACTTCGCCGGCGCCGGCATCTTCGGCACTGCGGTCTCCGGTAACGACACCCCCAAGGGGCTGCTGGACGGTGTGACCTCGGGCCCGACCCTGGTCAGCGGCGGGGCGTTCGGCCCGGAGGCGAGCCTGTACTCGGTCGTGTTCGGCGCCCTGCTGACGGTCGCCTTCCTGCGGCTGGCCCACCGGCGCGGCAACCTGGTTCCCCGGAGGCGCCGCGACCGCGCCGCCGCGACCGCTAGCCTCGCCCAGTGA